A window of Melopsittacus undulatus isolate bMelUnd1 chromosome 10, bMelUnd1.mat.Z, whole genome shotgun sequence genomic DNA:
GAGCCCGAGAACGTCGACACCAGACCGAACGGAGCCGGCGGCCACACCGTGCAACGCACACGCCCGTTCTCCCCTGAGTCTCGGTCCGACACGCTCAGTAGAGCCACCACAGTCCCCACCGCCGCGTCCTCTGGCACCGGCACCGACAGTGATGTCACCCACACCTCCGGCGCGTTGTCGTTCACGTCCAGCACCTCCATCACCACTTTGCAGTGTCCCGACAGCGGAGGGGAGCCTTTGTCTTGTGCTTCAATACGAAAATGAAACACATTGACGTCTTCAAAGTCCAGGCCGCTCGTCAGAAGTATGTCTCCAGTCCTCGGATTGATAGTAATCACATCTTTTCCACCAAGTGGAAGGAAGTTTGCCACAGTGTAGGTTATCTCACTGTTAATTCCCTCATCCGGATCCGTGGCGTTGACCCGCACCACCAACGTCCCTTCTGCAGCATTCTCCGGCAGCTGCATTTTATACACAGACTGGTTGAACTGGGGTGCGTTGTCGTTCACATCCAGCACCGAGATCACAAGTTTCATAGTGCCAGTCAGTGGCGGACGGCCCCCATCCGTCGCCGTCAGCACTAGGCGGTGAATTGGCATCGTCTCGCGGTCCAGAGGTTTCGTTAAAACAAGATCGGGTACAATATTTTGTTCATTCGATTTTTGTAAATCCAAAGCGAAATGCTCGCTAGGGCTGAGGCTATAAGTGAGCTGAGCGTTGGCTCCGACATCTGCATCCGACGCGCCCTCCAACGGGAAACGAGACCCCGGCAGAGTAGTGTATTCTGCGATGCTGAGATTTTTCCGTGCAGCGGGGAAGACCGGGGCGTTGTCGTTGATGTCGGTGACCTCCAGTTCCACATGGAAGACGCGCAGCGGCCGCTccaccagcacctccagccGCAGCGAGCACGGCGCGCTCTTCCCGCACAGCTCCTCCCGGTCCAGCCGCGAGCTCACCACCAGCGCCCCGCTCGCCCCGCTCACCTCCACGCTCGCCCGCCGGCCCTGAGACACCAGCCGCAGCCGCCGCGCCTCCGGCTCGCCCGCCTCCAGGCCCAGGTCCTGCGCCAGCCGGCCCACCACCGTGCCGGCCTTGGCTTCCTCCGGCACCGAGTACCGCACCTGCCCGCCGACCAGAGCCCAGAACaactgcagcaccagcacccgcAACAAGGCACCACGACACACGCCCCTCTCCATTTCAATCGCCGCCTCTGGCACTGGCTCTTTTCCTCCGCACGGCTCCCCGTCGCCGCCCGGATTCACCGGCTCTGCTGCTTGGCCTTCTCCACCCCCCGCATTCACAGCCGGGTTCTCAGCCGCTCGCACCGGGAGGAGCTCCGACACGCCGTTTCTGAGCCTGCAGCGACACCGTGTGCTGCTCCAACGCTTCACACTCTTCCCGACATCGCTCAAGCCTTCGGACCCGGGTTGCTGCATTCTCGCTCGCCTCTTCACCCTTTTCATTcgttctattttttctttcttattccgCGTTCTTTGCTTGCACGCATTCCTTTcgttccttctttctctttcatcacctcctttttttatttttctattcttacTTAAATCCTCAGGTTTTCACCGTTtccttatttctcttcttttcccacACTACTTTTTTCTTgactatttttgttttctttttttattctctatcttcttttttttgtctccctCTTCTGTCAATTCTCCGTTTCCTTTCTTGTCCTACCCTGCTTTTTATGCCcctttgccttcttttcccacccttctctttcctttactCCTGACCACAGCTCCCAGTTGCCTCCGGCTCTGCGGCAGACACCGTCAAACCAGGACCTATCCTCACTATCGAGAGGGAGGCAGCGCCGGTTCCGGTGCTTTGCCCTCTTGGCGAGGCTTCTACTAACCACCTCGGCTCCGTGACGTCATCTCTAACGTCTCTTCTattattcctttcttcttttatttcttcctctttccatcccttcttcccctcttccctttctcactgcttttctgttttcttgttttgtgctTCCTTCCTCGCtagtttcctttccttctgctattctttttaattccctttttctCTATCTTTTCTTTATCGTCTTCTCGTCTCACGTGTGtacctttccttctcctcctcttgctTCTTtgactctttctttctcctcctcttctgtttctttgattGAGTCAGTCTTTGACTCTCCACGACCCGAAGTGACTTCGGTGAGGGCATATTATCACCTCTTGGCACTTCCTTTCtcaccttcttttttcctttccttcttcatttccttctactagtttctctttatttctctcttcgtctcctctttccttcttttgtcttctctttccttctcttcctttgataatgttttcttcttctcctcttccACTTCCATCCTTGtctcttctgttgttttcttcctttatcaaaatattttcccaaagTCCACATCACGCTCAAAATAAAGATGAATATGGCCTCTGGAGGAGCTCTTACTTCTCTAACAAACCACTCTTCATCAAGCTTTGTGGAGTGTCCCTGCATATCAAGGATGGCGACTTCCTCCTTGCTACTCAGCATCTCAAGATAACATCAGAGCATCCTGGTAATAGCCTCCAtcatcttcttcttcctccacaccccttttttgtttgttttctcacagcaattccctctttttcttctctggcattgctcctcctttctctttccttattttcttgaCACCCTTCTTCTCTTTCATCCTCTCGATTTCTTTCTTGCCATGCGTTGCTGTACCTTTGCCTTCATTTCACTCCTTCTTCGATCCTTGTCTCTCCTGATAATTTTGTCTTTTGCCAAAATGTTCTTAAAATAGCTCCTCCATGCTCACTAGGAAGCACCATCATGCCCTTCGGCAAGGGTTCTCATTTGTCTTCAATACCATCTTCCATTTCTCTGGTTACAGAAGAcccttcctgcttttctcctgtTCATGTATATCCAGCCTCCCTCTCTTCAGGATGAAAGCCATGCTTTCAGCCACCAGTCTTCTTAAGGAACCAGCAAACAGAGCAAGGAAAACATATGACAAAGAACAGATCAGCTACAGCACAAAGGAATCCACCAACATTGCTAGCAGAAGCCAAGCACCAGGGACAAGGACCTCTACTGAAACAGGTTCTAAAGACTTCAAACCACACAAGGGCATCTCTTATTTGGGAACTCAAACCCGTCACAGCCCAGCAAGACAACACTCCCCAAAGGCTCTAAAAGCTCATGGGAACCACAGCACACAAGTACTCCCTACGTACCTCGACGAACAGCCATTCTTCCAGCCTCATCTGCCACCTCCAAAATAAATGTGGAGATCTCAATCCTTTTTTCAGGCACACATGCTCTGCCAGAACAACACAGCAAGAACCTTCATTCCCAGCACCTTATTCCCCATGAAATACCTCTCACTCACCAGCATGATCCACTCATCACACAGCCTAACAGAAGCCACCAAGGTAACACCACAGCATTTTCACTGAGAACATCCCCTCAATGACCTATGTATCCACTCCAAGGAATGCACCAAGGTCCCTCCCCCTACTGTCCTTAATTCTACCTGCTCAACCTCTGCCAcgcagcagcaggaagggaacGAGGACAGGCAGTGGTACTTTCTTCTCTAAACCTACAAGCATTTCCATCCAGGCATCATTCAGTTAACCCAACAGAAAGAAACCTCAACTGAATGACAACAGAAGTACATCAGCCTCTCACACACATCCTCTATAATAACTGACTTACCTCTAGAGTCACTGCTGTAgacttcagaaaaggaaaatctttcaGAACAGCAGAACGGCTTTTGAGAGACTTTGTCCGTTAACATGAGCTGCCCTTTGGGGGGATgctggacagaaaaaaatactcatgTTCTCCAAAAGCTGTAAAAACGCTGGACACTATATGGTGCTCCCTCAGGCACCTCTATCAAAGAGGATGAAGGAAGGAGACCTGAAAGATGGTGACATTTTCCTAACAATGTCCTCAgctcaggagagcagaaaaaCCTTCTCGCACACTCGTGAATATTGCCCCAAAATTTGTCACCTCGCAGCTGCCAAAATTCAGCATCTCCATCTCATcccgtttccaacacactgacagtgtgagagaaaaaataaagaaggggTGGGCATCTTCACTAGAgacaagagcagaaaacagaaggcaCCCATGCCACTCTGCTGCAACAGTAGGTTTGCTGACATCTTGATTGCAAAGACCACTTTTTCCCCTACCTCACTAGACTAACACCAGAAACACgacaaaaatgttgaaaagaTTCTGTTTGATCAACCGTGTTTCATGTCAAAACCAAATGATTAAAGGCATGTACAGCAGTTACCTTTGAAAGCAGTAATATGATCAAGAGCACAAGGCTGTGATGACATGTAGAACTTCTGGAGGCCTTGTGAGGATGCCAGGAGAGTAGCCCTGTGCACTGGGCCTTTTCTTATGGTTATCTATTGGCATCCTGTATCCTGTGCCATGGTAAATGTCCACAGCTAAGCAGACATTATCCAGTTTTTCCACTTTAACAGAGACTACTTCTCCCCAGCATCTGGATTTCCCTCAGGAAATGAGCTTCCCAGTTTAACCAGCTTAAGATCGTGCTCCTCGTGATGCAGACTCATGCCATTCTCAGTGCCATCAGTGCCACAATACTCAGACATTGCTCCACCACAAAAGCATGACCCAGATCTAAGTCTCTCTGAGACTGACATTGGAACATATGGAATGCCTTTTGTGCACACTAAGGTTTGAACTGAAACTGAGTTCTTAAAAATGTTTGGATTAGAGCACTGACACATCTGATCCCAGGCCACACAGGTCTTTTTCTTCATGAGAACCACACCAAATGCCATAAAACCAGAGCTGCATGTATATTTTCACACATCAGAATAAGACATATGTGACAACAGGACACCCCATCTCTATCAAGTGCAAGTGCACATGGAAAAGTTGAGCACAGAGATTACATCCTCCTCCTCATGTACCTTGAGAAATTCTGCCTGAGCAGGACCAATGAACCAGCACAGCATCAATGTCTGTAGTAATGCTGTAGATGCCTACCACTAGACAAGGAGAGCAGGTTGAAACACTGCCCTCCTGCAACAA
This region includes:
- the LOC115945659 gene encoding LOW QUALITY PROTEIN: protocadherin alpha-8-like (The sequence of the model RefSeq protein was modified relative to this genomic sequence to represent the inferred CDS: inserted 2 bases in 1 codon), giving the protein MKRVKRRARMQQPGSEGLSDVGKSVKRWSSTRCRCRLRNGVSELLPVRAAENPAVNAGGGEGQAAEPVNPGGDGEPCGGKEPVPEAAIEMERGVCRGALLRVLVLQLFWALVGGQVRYSVPEEAKAGTVVGRLAQDLGLEAGEPEARRLRLVSQGRRASVEVSGASGALVVSSRLDREELCGKSAPCSLRLEVLVERPLRVFHVELEVTDINDNAPVFPAARKNLSIAEYTTLPGSRFPLEGASDADVGANAQLTYSLSPSEHFALDLQKSNEQNIVPDLVLTKPLDRETMPIHRLVLTATDGGRPPLTGTMKLVISVLDVNDNAPQFNQSVYKMQLPENAAEGTLVVRVNATDPDEGINSEITYTVANFLPLGGKDVITINPRTGDILLTSGLDFEDVNVFHFRIEAQDKGSPPLSGHCKVVMEVLDVNDNAPEVWVTSLSVPVPEDAAVGTVVALLSVSDRDSGENGRVRCTVWPPAPFGLVSTFSGSYSLVLREALDRERVSEYEVEVRAEDGGAPPLRASRALHVPVSDVNDNAPAFSQAVYTVLVRENNAAGAELARLWARDPDEADNGRVSYSVAESGGGSSVSGGGWRPASSYVSVDAESGRVWALQPLDYEELQVLQFEVRAVDAGEPALCGNATVQLFVLDENDNAPVLLPPAGGGPGSGAASSAASGAESAALWAWASWGSPAGQVVAKIRAVDADSGYNAWLRYELWEPRGKGPFRVGLYSGEVSTARALEEADGPRQRLVIVVRDHGEPARSATATLSVSLVEGAEAALPAAGSGLSRAALSAXRRAVHRHRRRRRTCGWWWPSAWCQACSCWQWCCTGHRGGLRVRPFCRVPVRPRSCAPAKWGAGRTRSARAEACVWRTVGARAT